A single region of the Ancylobacter novellus DSM 506 genome encodes:
- a CDS encoding DUF4286 family protein: MSKKGFLLVLMQPPPAFEEEFNAWYDTEHVPERVAVEGFESGRRYVCIDGHPKYLAMYDMVHESALESESYMRVSGANFSPWTRRVTSRVRIYRSAGEQIFPGDEVTKATPRTTLLRFSGTPADLADTVVAGAKANFAGKANTAQLRVFAYPRDGAFDFLVMAGLHKPEEATLDVDAFGEAAPYLDLVNSYALY; this comes from the coding sequence ATGAGCAAGAAAGGCTTCCTCCTCGTCCTGATGCAGCCGCCGCCGGCCTTCGAGGAGGAATTCAACGCCTGGTACGACACCGAGCATGTGCCCGAGCGCGTCGCGGTGGAAGGCTTCGAAAGCGGCCGGCGCTATGTCTGCATCGACGGCCACCCGAAATATCTCGCCATGTACGACATGGTGCATGAATCGGCGCTGGAGAGCGAAAGCTACATGCGCGTCTCCGGCGCCAATTTCAGCCCGTGGACCCGGCGGGTGACCAGCCGGGTGAGGATCTACCGCTCGGCCGGCGAGCAGATCTTTCCGGGCGACGAGGTGACGAAGGCGACCCCGCGCACCACGCTGCTGCGCTTTTCCGGCACGCCGGCGGACCTTGCCGATACGGTGGTCGCCGGCGCCAAGGCGAATTTCGCCGGCAAAGCAAATACCGCGCAGCTGCGCGTCTTCGCCTATCCGCGCGACGGAGCGTTCGATTTTCTGGTGATGGCGGGCCTGCACAAGCCGGAAGAGGCGACGCTCGACGTCGACGCCTTCGGCGAGGCCGCGCCCTATCTCGACCTGGTCAACAGCTACGCGCTGTATTGA
- a CDS encoding acyl dehydratase, whose product MAEPVSFENITVGDDIPTIVKGPMTTAHIIRWSAAMENWHKIHYDWRYATEHDGLPDVLINGSWKQHVLAQVLADWVGETGWLWKMSFQYRGMNIPGDTLTAWGRVTAKSQRGDYGVVDLEIGLKDQNGKEGSPGKASIVLPLKGGPAVPYPFDPAVLN is encoded by the coding sequence ATGGCCGAGCCCGTATCCTTCGAGAACATCACGGTGGGCGACGACATCCCCACCATCGTCAAGGGCCCGATGACCACGGCGCACATCATCCGCTGGTCGGCCGCCATGGAGAACTGGCACAAGATCCACTACGACTGGCGCTACGCCACCGAGCATGACGGCCTGCCGGACGTGCTGATCAACGGCTCGTGGAAGCAGCATGTGCTGGCGCAGGTGCTGGCCGACTGGGTCGGCGAGACCGGCTGGCTGTGGAAGATGAGCTTCCAGTATCGCGGCATGAACATTCCTGGCGACACGCTCACCGCCTGGGGCCGCGTGACGGCCAAGAGCCAGCGCGGCGATTACGGCGTGGTCGATCTGGAGATCGGGCTGAAGGACCAGAACGGCAAGGAAGGCTCGCCCGGCAAGGCCAGCATCGTGCTGCCGCTCAAGGGCGGCCCGGCGGTGCCCTACCCGTTCGATCCGGCCGTGCTGAACTGA
- a CDS encoding FAS1-like dehydratase domain-containing protein, which yields MAVDELVNYITGDVRAVIGAASEWVEAPHAVEASELRRFFQALMDPNPRFWDADYAAGTRYGGVVTPPGFPVHAFRRPADELHDSLAAAGDPDFDGVSRAMRPGLPKLPIPLSGILNGGYEYEFYSYPRLGEHIQCRSIYRDIYQKQGKAGPMVMVLIEDGYRTADARPLLKSLNTMIMR from the coding sequence ATGGCGGTTGACGAACTGGTCAACTACATCACCGGGGACGTGCGCGCCGTGATCGGCGCCGCGTCCGAATGGGTCGAGGCGCCGCATGCGGTGGAGGCGAGCGAGCTGCGCCGCTTCTTCCAGGCGCTGATGGACCCCAATCCGCGCTTCTGGGACGCCGACTACGCCGCCGGCACCCGCTATGGCGGCGTCGTCACCCCGCCGGGCTTTCCCGTGCACGCCTTCCGCCGCCCGGCGGACGAGTTGCACGATTCGCTCGCGGCCGCCGGCGATCCGGATTTCGACGGCGTCTCCCGCGCCATGCGGCCGGGCCTGCCGAAGCTGCCGATCCCGCTCTCGGGCATCCTCAATGGCGGCTACGAATACGAGTTCTACAGCTATCCCAGGCTCGGCGAGCACATCCAATGCCGCTCGATCTACCGCGACATCTACCAGAAGCAGGGCAAGGCCGGTCCGATGGTGATGGTCCTCATCGAGGACGGGTACCGGACCGCGGACGCACGTCCGCTGCTCAAGTCGCTCAACACCATGATCATGAGATAG
- a CDS encoding Gfo/Idh/MocA family protein: protein MKIVFIGASHWHLDLYLIPLLEVPGAELVGIADPDAAVVARLTARLGCAGDTDYRALCRRLKPDFVFALGRHIDMPEEARFLIEEGIPFALEKPCGLNTADVASIAELAERRGAFASVPLVFRNGDFARHLEGLKAEGDLSYATFRFIAGFPARYRQAGCDWMLDPALSGGGCTINLAIHFFDLAIRLFGDEVRVLSATMANHAWRERVEDYSVVTFERSGALCVVETGYLYPAPTSNFDMHYAVRSPQHYTIAHDMQSVESLANDGASRIWPALTTNVPHYRTFVFDVLERVKAGRPPLASLSDMVPIMRLVDDAYGKARAAGTLLPPA from the coding sequence GTGAAAATCGTTTTTATCGGGGCGTCGCACTGGCACCTCGACCTCTATCTCATCCCCCTGCTGGAGGTGCCCGGCGCCGAGCTGGTCGGCATCGCCGATCCCGATGCGGCGGTGGTGGCGCGTCTGACGGCGCGCCTCGGCTGCGCCGGCGACACCGACTATCGCGCCCTGTGCCGACGACTGAAGCCGGATTTCGTCTTCGCCCTCGGCCGCCACATCGACATGCCCGAAGAGGCGCGCTTCCTGATCGAGGAGGGTATCCCCTTCGCGTTGGAGAAGCCCTGTGGGCTGAACACAGCCGACGTCGCCTCCATCGCCGAACTGGCCGAGCGCAGGGGCGCCTTCGCCTCGGTGCCGCTGGTGTTCCGCAATGGCGACTTCGCCCGGCACCTGGAGGGCCTGAAGGCGGAGGGGGATCTGAGCTACGCCACCTTCCGCTTCATCGCCGGCTTCCCGGCGCGCTACCGGCAGGCCGGCTGCGACTGGATGCTCGACCCGGCGCTGTCGGGCGGCGGCTGCACCATCAACCTCGCCATCCACTTCTTCGACCTCGCCATAAGGCTATTTGGCGACGAGGTGCGGGTGCTCAGCGCCACCATGGCCAACCATGCCTGGCGCGAGCGGGTGGAGGATTATTCCGTCGTCACCTTCGAGCGGAGCGGTGCGCTCTGCGTCGTCGAGACCGGCTATCTCTATCCGGCGCCGACCAGCAATTTCGACATGCATTACGCCGTGCGCTCACCACAGCACTACACCATCGCCCACGACATGCAGAGCGTGGAGAGCCTCGCCAATGACGGCGCGTCGCGGATCTGGCCCGCTCTCACCACCAACGTCCCGCACTACCGGACCTTCGTGTTCGATGTGCTGGAGCGGGTGAAGGCCGGCAGGCCGCCGCTGGCGAGTCTCTCCGACATGGTGCCGATCATGCGGCTGGTAGACGACGCCTATGGCAAGGCCCGCGCCGCCGGAACGCTGCTGCCGCCGGCGTGA
- a CDS encoding LacI family DNA-binding transcriptional regulator, with the protein MDETESGERPKGPQPRATISDVARRAGVSIGTVSRVLNKARNVQPALQRRVLDAAAALDYRPDSFAQGMRSKKTHVIGVIVPDLRNPLSSEAVTGVEEELTRQGYTFFLANSRYERGREENIINEFARRRVDGIIAILARDRDPRTVEQLHRLPMPVVLLEREIGNEFDAVRTDQVAGTYRATRYLLALGHRRIALVTVPTDNMSGRYRLQGYTEALTDMGVQVSEELVRMGGYTRDYAVDAAYAVLSMREMPTALIVSGGMLSGVLDAARQLNLAIPDQLSLVALGDTELAALMRPGITAIRYDWAETGRVAARLAISRIGGSETPPEKVIVPYEFVRRESCLELVAAG; encoded by the coding sequence ATGGACGAGACCGAGTCCGGCGAAAGGCCGAAGGGGCCGCAGCCCCGTGCCACCATCAGCGATGTGGCACGCCGCGCCGGCGTGTCGATCGGCACGGTGTCGCGCGTGCTCAACAAGGCGCGCAACGTGCAGCCGGCGCTCCAGCGCCGCGTGCTCGACGCTGCTGCGGCGCTGGACTACCGCCCGGACAGCTTCGCGCAGGGCATGCGCTCGAAGAAGACGCACGTCATCGGCGTCATCGTGCCGGACCTGCGCAACCCGCTCTCCTCAGAGGCCGTCACCGGCGTCGAGGAGGAGCTGACGCGCCAGGGCTACACCTTCTTCCTCGCCAATTCGCGGTATGAGCGCGGGCGCGAGGAGAACATCATCAATGAGTTCGCCCGCCGCCGCGTCGACGGCATCATCGCCATCCTCGCCCGCGACCGCGACCCGCGCACGGTCGAGCAGCTGCACCGACTGCCCATGCCGGTGGTGCTGCTGGAGCGCGAGATCGGCAACGAGTTCGACGCCGTGCGCACCGACCAGGTGGCCGGCACCTACCGCGCCACGCGCTATCTGCTGGCGCTAGGCCACCGGCGCATCGCCCTCGTCACCGTCCCCACCGACAACATGTCCGGCCGCTACCGCCTGCAGGGCTACACCGAGGCGCTGACGGATATGGGCGTGCAGGTGAGCGAGGAACTGGTGCGCATGGGTGGCTATACCCGCGACTATGCGGTCGACGCCGCCTATGCGGTGCTCTCCATGCGCGAGATGCCAACCGCGCTGATCGTCTCCGGCGGCATGCTGTCGGGCGTGCTCGACGCTGCCCGCCAGCTCAACCTCGCCATTCCCGACCAGCTCTCGCTGGTGGCGCTGGGCGATACCGAGCTCGCCGCGCTGATGCGGCCGGGCATCACCGCCATACGCTATGACTGGGCGGAGACCGGGCGGGTGGCGGCGCGGCTTGCCATCTCCCGCATCGGCGGCAGCGAGACGCCGCCGGAGAAGGTCATCGTGCCCTACGAATTCGTGCGGCGGGAATCCTGCCTGGAGCTGGTGGCGGCGGGGTGA
- a CDS encoding hydroxymethylglutaryl-CoA lyase, which translates to MGERVRICEVGPRDGLQMSTSIMPTDVKIEWIRALAGAGIHEIEVGSFVPPKLIPQMADTGEIVRASRAIPGLTVAALVPNLKGAQRAYEFGADLALIPVSVSEGHSCANTNKGSLEQVAEVRAIVEWVRAQERPMKVDAGCATAFGCSIEGAVPQDRVVMVAAALADAGVDNIVLADTVGYGNPAQVRSVVRAVQREVGETLDRLHLHDTMGLGIANALAGLDEGIRCFDSALAGLGGCPFAPGASGNIVTEDLVFMLESMGFDTGIDLDALIRAREILQRGLPDEHLLGNVVKAGIPRTYHRAAA; encoded by the coding sequence ATGGGCGAGCGGGTCAGGATATGCGAGGTCGGGCCGCGCGACGGGCTGCAGATGTCGACGTCGATCATGCCGACCGACGTCAAGATCGAATGGATCAGGGCGCTGGCCGGCGCCGGCATTCATGAGATCGAGGTCGGCAGCTTCGTGCCCCCCAAGCTCATCCCGCAGATGGCCGACACCGGCGAGATCGTGCGGGCGAGCCGCGCCATTCCCGGCCTCACCGTCGCCGCGCTGGTGCCGAACCTGAAGGGCGCGCAGCGCGCCTATGAGTTCGGCGCCGACCTCGCGCTGATCCCGGTCTCGGTGAGCGAGGGCCACAGCTGCGCCAACACCAACAAGGGTAGCCTCGAGCAGGTGGCCGAGGTGCGCGCCATCGTCGAATGGGTGCGCGCGCAGGAGCGGCCGATGAAGGTCGATGCCGGCTGCGCCACCGCCTTCGGCTGCTCGATCGAGGGCGCCGTGCCGCAGGACCGCGTGGTGATGGTGGCCGCGGCCCTGGCCGATGCCGGCGTCGATAACATCGTGCTGGCCGACACGGTCGGCTACGGCAATCCCGCGCAGGTGCGCTCCGTCGTGCGCGCGGTGCAGCGCGAGGTCGGCGAGACGCTTGACCGCCTGCACCTGCACGACACGATGGGCCTCGGCATCGCCAACGCCTTGGCCGGGCTCGACGAGGGCATTCGCTGCTTCGATTCCGCCCTCGCCGGCCTCGGCGGCTGCCCCTTCGCGCCGGGCGCTTCCGGCAACATCGTCACCGAGGATCTGGTGTTCATGCTGGAGAGCATGGGCTTCGACACCGGCATCGACCTCGACGCGCTGATCCGCGCCCGCGAAATCCTGCAGCGCGGCCTGCCGGACGAGCACCTGCTGGGCAATGTCGTGAAGGCCGGCATCCCGCGTACCTACCACCGCGCCGCCGCCTGA
- a CDS encoding cupin domain-containing protein has protein sequence MEDLSRRTLLALSAVGGAAVAAGAAHAATFGNPDQPAEGAINSTPGALSEPGPHNPALEAQIPAFQNPPATDVGNSPMFWSSFNIMPKRVQAGGWARQITNSEFPAAKEVSGVNMRLGPGGIREMHWHLAGEWALMTNGQCRVTVLDQFGHPYIADVGAGDLWFFPAGCPHSLQGIGPEGAEFLLVFDDAYQSEYNTLLLTDWFAHTPPEVLAQNFGVPADTFKNIPLNDLWIFQGQQAPALSVDLAAVAGAGAPAEPFTFSLGGAKPIKQNAGGQIQLADSRTFKASNTIAAALETIKPGALRRMHWHPNADEWQYWIKGKGRMTVFNTGPRAVTIDFQAGDLGVVPKSQGHYIVNTGDEDVQVLAIFKAPEYQEVDLSDWLTHAPPELVAQHLHIDPAVIAKFPKGQAGIQPA, from the coding sequence ATGGAAGACCTGTCCCGGCGTACCCTGCTGGCGCTGAGTGCAGTGGGCGGCGCTGCCGTCGCCGCCGGTGCGGCCCATGCGGCGACCTTCGGCAACCCGGACCAGCCGGCGGAGGGCGCGATCAACTCGACCCCCGGCGCCCTGTCCGAGCCCGGCCCGCACAATCCCGCGCTGGAAGCGCAGATCCCCGCCTTCCAGAACCCGCCGGCAACCGATGTCGGCAACTCGCCGATGTTCTGGTCGTCCTTCAACATCATGCCGAAGCGCGTGCAGGCCGGCGGCTGGGCGCGGCAGATCACCAACTCCGAATTCCCCGCCGCCAAGGAAGTCTCGGGCGTCAACATGCGCCTCGGGCCGGGCGGCATCCGCGAGATGCACTGGCACCTCGCCGGCGAATGGGCGCTGATGACCAACGGCCAGTGCCGCGTCACCGTGCTCGACCAGTTCGGCCATCCCTATATCGCCGATGTCGGTGCGGGCGACCTGTGGTTCTTCCCCGCCGGCTGCCCGCATTCGCTGCAGGGCATCGGGCCGGAGGGCGCCGAGTTCCTCCTCGTCTTCGACGATGCCTACCAGTCCGAATACAACACGCTGTTGCTGACCGACTGGTTCGCACACACGCCGCCCGAAGTGCTGGCGCAGAATTTCGGCGTGCCGGCGGACACCTTCAAGAACATCCCGCTGAACGACCTCTGGATCTTCCAGGGCCAGCAGGCCCCGGCGCTGTCGGTGGACCTTGCCGCCGTCGCCGGTGCCGGCGCGCCGGCCGAGCCCTTCACCTTCTCGCTCGGCGGCGCCAAGCCGATCAAGCAGAACGCCGGCGGCCAGATCCAGCTCGCCGACAGCCGCACCTTCAAGGCCTCCAACACCATCGCGGCGGCGCTCGAGACCATCAAGCCGGGTGCGCTCAGGCGCATGCACTGGCACCCCAATGCCGACGAGTGGCAGTACTGGATCAAGGGCAAGGGCCGCATGACGGTGTTCAACACCGGCCCGCGCGCCGTGACCATCGACTTCCAGGCGGGCGATCTCGGCGTCGTGCCCAAGAGCCAGGGCCACTACATCGTCAACACCGGCGATGAGGACGTGCAGGTCCTCGCGATCTTCAAGGCGCCGGAATACCAGGAGGTCGACCTCTCCGACTGGCTGACCCATGCGCCGCCGGAACTGGTCGCCCAGCATCTCCACATCGATCCCGCAGTGATCGCGAAGTTCCCCAAGGGCCAGGCCGGCATCCAGCCGGCCTGA
- a CDS encoding FdhF/YdeP family oxidoreductase produces the protein MGIVKTIKPYHEPAGGWGALRAMGTALTEQGIAVSGMALLARMNQPGGFDCPGCGWADPKHTSPFEYCENGGKAVAWEATAKRCTPEFFAAHKVSELETWSDYDLEMVGRLTHPMRYDAGTDTYQPVSWDDAFTLVGRHLNALPNPDMADFYTSGRASNEAAFLYQLFAREYGTNNFPDCSNMCHEATSVGLPQSLGVGKGTVLLDDFEKADAILIFGQNPGTNSPRMMTDLRNASRRGCTIMSFNPFRERALERFQAPQNPVEMATLTSTPISGRLFQVRVGGDVALLKGMMKALVEADRRAQQEDRGTVLDWDFIRGHTVGIEALIADLDATQWADIEQISGLPRAEIEEAAAAYAKAERAILVFGMGVTQHRHGTQNVQQLANLALLRGNIGRDGAGLCPVRGHSNVQGDRTVGITEVPTAEFLDKLKARFGFEPPRKHGHNVVTGLEAMVRGEVKVFVGLGGNIAAAVPDWQLTREAMRRLDLTVHISTKLNRSHLVHGRDALILPCLGRTELDMQAGGPQSVTVEDSMSMVHASTGRADPASEHLKSEPAIIAGIAKATLGTRSVVDWDRLIGDYDLIRDDVEAVFPIFDGYNTRIKVPGGFHLTSLARERIWATPSGKANFLVYDKLGEDPRPAEPDMLWLTTIRSHDQYNTTLYSLSDRYRGVYGQRDVIFLNEEEMEKRGLQADDRVDIVTLSDDGLERVVRAFKVVPYAFPDGSCAAYYPEANPLVPLYAHDPQSFTPASKGVPVRLVKVAAEQGAH, from the coding sequence ATGGGCATCGTGAAGACCATAAAGCCGTATCACGAGCCGGCCGGCGGCTGGGGCGCGCTCAGGGCCATGGGCACCGCTCTGACCGAGCAGGGCATTGCCGTCTCCGGCATGGCGCTGCTGGCGCGCATGAACCAGCCGGGCGGCTTCGACTGCCCCGGCTGCGGCTGGGCCGACCCCAAGCACACCTCGCCGTTCGAATATTGCGAGAACGGCGGCAAGGCGGTTGCCTGGGAGGCCACTGCCAAGCGCTGCACGCCGGAATTCTTCGCCGCCCACAAGGTGAGCGAGCTGGAGACGTGGAGCGACTACGACCTCGAAATGGTCGGCCGCCTCACCCATCCCATGCGCTACGACGCAGGAACCGACACCTACCAGCCGGTGAGCTGGGACGACGCCTTCACGCTGGTCGGGCGGCACCTCAACGCGCTGCCGAACCCCGACATGGCGGATTTCTACACCTCGGGCCGTGCGTCGAACGAGGCGGCGTTCCTCTACCAGCTCTTCGCCCGCGAATACGGCACCAACAATTTCCCCGACTGCTCCAACATGTGCCACGAGGCCACTAGCGTCGGGCTGCCGCAGTCGCTCGGCGTCGGCAAGGGCACGGTGCTGCTCGACGACTTCGAGAAGGCCGACGCGATCCTCATCTTCGGCCAGAACCCCGGCACCAACTCGCCGCGCATGATGACCGACCTGCGCAACGCCTCGCGGCGCGGCTGCACCATCATGTCGTTCAACCCGTTCCGCGAGCGGGCGCTTGAACGCTTCCAGGCGCCGCAGAACCCGGTGGAGATGGCGACGCTCACCTCCACCCCGATCTCCGGCCGCCTGTTCCAAGTGAGGGTCGGCGGCGACGTCGCTCTGCTCAAGGGCATGATGAAGGCGCTGGTCGAGGCCGACCGCCGCGCCCAGCAGGAGGATCGCGGGACGGTGCTCGACTGGGACTTCATCCGCGGCCACACGGTCGGCATCGAGGCGCTGATCGCCGATCTCGACGCCACCCAATGGGCGGATATCGAACAGATCTCCGGCCTGCCGCGGGCCGAGATCGAGGAGGCGGCCGCGGCCTACGCCAAGGCCGAACGAGCCATCCTCGTCTTCGGCATGGGCGTCACCCAGCACCGCCACGGGACCCAGAACGTCCAGCAGCTCGCCAATCTCGCCCTGCTGCGCGGCAATATCGGCCGCGACGGCGCCGGCCTGTGCCCGGTGCGCGGCCATTCCAACGTGCAGGGCGACCGCACGGTCGGCATCACCGAGGTGCCGACGGCCGAGTTCCTCGACAAGCTGAAGGCGCGGTTCGGCTTCGAGCCGCCGCGCAAGCACGGCCACAACGTCGTCACCGGGCTGGAAGCCATGGTGCGTGGCGAAGTGAAGGTGTTCGTCGGGCTCGGCGGCAACATCGCCGCCGCGGTGCCAGACTGGCAGCTCACCCGCGAGGCGATGCGCAGGCTCGACCTCACCGTCCACATCTCGACCAAGCTCAACCGCTCGCACCTCGTGCACGGCCGCGACGCACTGATCCTGCCCTGCCTCGGCCGCACCGAGCTCGATATGCAGGCGGGCGGCCCGCAATCGGTGACGGTCGAGGATTCCATGTCAATGGTCCACGCCTCGACCGGCCGGGCCGATCCGGCATCCGAGCATCTGAAGAGCGAGCCGGCCATCATCGCCGGCATCGCCAAGGCGACGCTCGGCACGCGCTCGGTCGTCGACTGGGACCGGCTGATCGGCGATTACGACCTGATCCGCGACGACGTCGAGGCGGTGTTCCCGATCTTCGACGGCTACAATACCCGTATCAAGGTGCCGGGCGGCTTCCACCTCACCTCGCTGGCGCGCGAGCGCATCTGGGCGACGCCCTCGGGCAAGGCCAACTTCCTCGTTTACGACAAGCTCGGCGAGGACCCGCGCCCGGCCGAGCCGGACATGCTGTGGCTCACCACCATACGCAGCCACGACCAGTATAACACCACGCTCTACTCGCTCTCCGACCGCTATCGCGGCGTCTACGGCCAGCGCGACGTGATCTTCCTCAACGAGGAGGAGATGGAGAAGCGCGGGCTGCAGGCGGACGACCGGGTCGACATCGTCACCCTGTCGGATGACGGGCTGGAGCGCGTGGTGCGTGCCTTCAAGGTCGTCCCCTACGCGTTCCCCGATGGGAGCTGCGCCGCCTACTACCCGGAGGCCAACCCGCTGGTCCCGCTCTACGCGCACGATCCCCAGAGCTTCACCCCCGCCTCGAAGGGCGTGCCGGTCCGCCTCGTCAAGGTGGCGGCCGAACAGGGAGCGCATTGA
- a CDS encoding cytochrome ubiquinol oxidase subunit I, whose amino-acid sequence MDAVDLARLQFAFTIGFHILWPTFTIGIAWFITLLSALWWRTGRTVYRDLMRFWMKIFALGFGMGVITGIVLSYEIGTNWAGYSRSVANVLGPMFMYETLSAFFLEAGFIGIMLFGEGRVSKGAHFFACLMVSSGAVFSATWIIASNSWMQTPAGAVADADGIFHVVDWWQAIFTPSFPYRLAHMVCASFLTGSFVVAGVSAFHLWRGHHLVASRKAFSMALWLALVLAPLQAFIGDLHGRNTLEHQPTKLAAMEGLWDTTKGPGMTVIAWPDQAEQRNLYAVEIPHLASLYLTHSWDGEVQGLKAVPPSDQPNVPVVFFAFRIMVGIAMILLATAITGLILRLRGRLFDTRSFQLLAMAVTPLGFVAVLAGWTTTEAGRQPWVIYGHLRTADAVAPVTAGAVTTSLLIFFVVYNVLMLAFIWFAGRVALKGPADTSPPALEHPGIDRTNAGLFDSDTSAPAAIGGAQQAGATS is encoded by the coding sequence ATGGACGCGGTCGACCTCGCCCGGCTCCAGTTCGCCTTCACCATCGGCTTCCACATCCTCTGGCCGACCTTCACCATCGGCATCGCCTGGTTCATCACCCTGCTCAGCGCCCTGTGGTGGCGCACCGGCAGGACGGTCTATCGCGACCTGATGCGGTTCTGGATGAAGATCTTCGCCCTCGGCTTCGGCATGGGCGTGATCACCGGCATCGTGCTCAGCTACGAGATCGGCACCAACTGGGCGGGCTATTCGCGCTCGGTGGCGAACGTGCTCGGGCCGATGTTCATGTACGAGACACTGTCCGCCTTCTTCCTCGAGGCCGGCTTCATCGGCATCATGCTGTTCGGCGAGGGGCGGGTGTCCAAGGGGGCGCATTTCTTCGCCTGCCTAATGGTCTCCTCCGGTGCCGTGTTCAGCGCCACCTGGATCATCGCCTCCAATAGCTGGATGCAGACACCGGCCGGCGCGGTGGCGGATGCCGACGGCATCTTCCATGTCGTCGACTGGTGGCAGGCGATCTTCACCCCGTCCTTCCCCTACCGCCTCGCCCATATGGTGTGCGCGAGCTTCCTCACCGGCTCCTTCGTGGTGGCGGGCGTCTCCGCCTTTCACCTCTGGCGCGGGCACCATCTGGTCGCCAGCCGCAAGGCCTTCTCCATGGCGCTCTGGCTGGCGCTCGTGCTGGCGCCGCTGCAGGCCTTCATCGGCGACCTGCACGGGCGCAACACGCTCGAGCATCAGCCGACCAAGCTCGCGGCGATGGAAGGGCTGTGGGACACCACCAAGGGCCCCGGCATGACCGTGATCGCCTGGCCGGACCAGGCCGAGCAGCGCAACCTCTACGCCGTCGAGATCCCCCATCTCGCCAGCCTCTATCTCACCCATAGCTGGGACGGCGAGGTACAGGGGCTCAAAGCGGTGCCGCCCTCCGACCAGCCCAACGTGCCGGTGGTGTTCTTCGCCTTCCGCATCATGGTCGGCATCGCCATGATCCTGCTGGCGACCGCCATCACCGGGCTCATATTGCGGCTGCGCGGAAGATTGTTCGACACCCGCTCGTTCCAGTTGCTGGCCATGGCGGTGACCCCGCTCGGCTTCGTGGCCGTGCTCGCCGGCTGGACCACCACCGAGGCCGGGCGCCAGCCCTGGGTCATCTACGGCCATCTGCGCACGGCCGATGCCGTGGCGCCGGTGACCGCCGGCGCGGTGACGACGAGCCTGCTCATCTTCTTCGTCGTCTACAACGTGCTGATGCTCGCCTTCATCTGGTTCGCCGGCCGCGTCGCCCTGAAGGGTCCGGCCGACACCTCGCCGCCGGCGCTGGAGCATCCCGGCATCGACCGGACCAATGCGGGCCTGTTCGACAGCGACACCTCCGCGCCGGCCGCGATCGGCGGCGCCCAGCAGGCGGGAGCCACGTCATGA
- the cydB gene encoding cytochrome d ubiquinol oxidase subunit II has protein sequence MTELMQAEYVPLYFGALAAFCVTVYVLADGLDLGVGIIFLVAPRDQDRDLMMASIEPVWDGNETWLVMGGTLLIAAFPAGYYILLPAFYLPIMFMLFALIFRGVAFGFRLQATRFRLVWDIAFSAGSMLATFCQGLILGGLIGGVPVENGMFAGGPFSFLSLLGILCGIGLIGGYALLGAGWLIWKTDGATQVFAREIAHAALILTAVMMALVSVWSALTVPEVAARWFAWPNLILLAPVPLVTLAVILSAWRGIWNGAEPRTFLLAIALFALGLIGLVVSLWPYVVPRHITVWESTSDPQTLAFIAVGLIIILPIVLAYQTHAYWVFRGKTVHLEGGYGGEGGGH, from the coding sequence ATGACCGAGCTCATGCAGGCGGAATATGTTCCGCTCTATTTCGGCGCGCTCGCCGCCTTCTGCGTCACCGTCTACGTGCTCGCCGACGGGCTCGACCTCGGGGTCGGCATCATCTTCCTCGTCGCCCCGCGCGACCAGGACCGCGACCTGATGATGGCCTCGATCGAGCCGGTGTGGGACGGCAACGAGACCTGGCTGGTGATGGGCGGCACGCTGCTCATCGCCGCCTTCCCGGCCGGCTACTACATCCTGCTGCCAGCCTTCTACCTGCCGATCATGTTCATGCTGTTCGCGCTGATCTTCCGCGGCGTCGCCTTCGGCTTCCGTTTGCAGGCGACGCGGTTCCGCCTGGTCTGGGACATCGCCTTCTCGGCCGGCTCGATGCTGGCGACCTTCTGCCAGGGCCTGATCCTCGGCGGGCTGATCGGCGGCGTTCCGGTGGAGAACGGGATGTTCGCCGGCGGGCCGTTCAGCTTCCTCAGCCTGCTCGGCATTCTCTGCGGCATCGGCCTCATCGGCGGCTATGCGCTGCTCGGCGCCGGCTGGCTGATCTGGAAGACGGACGGGGCGACGCAGGTCTTCGCCCGCGAGATCGCCCACGCGGCGCTGATCCTCACCGCCGTGATGATGGCGCTGGTCAGCGTTTGGAGCGCGCTCACCGTTCCCGAGGTCGCCGCGCGCTGGTTCGCCTGGCCGAACCTCATCCTGCTGGCGCCGGTGCCGCTGGTGACGCTCGCCGTCATCCTCTCGGCCTGGCGCGGCATATGGAACGGCGCCGAGCCACGGACCTTCCTGCTTGCCATCGCGCTGTTCGCGCTCGGCCTGATCGGCCTCGTGGTCAGCCTCTGGCCCTATGTGGTGCCGCGCCACATCACCGTGTGGGAAAGCACCTCCGATCCGCAGACGCTGGCCTTCATCGCTGTCGGCCTCATCATCATCCTGCCCATCGTCCTCGCCTACCAGACCCACGCCTACTGGGTGTTCCGCGGCAAGACCGTGCATCTGGAAGGCGGCTATGGCGGCGAGGGCGGCGGCCACTGA